A genomic window from Struthio camelus isolate bStrCam1 chromosome 2, bStrCam1.hap1, whole genome shotgun sequence includes:
- the LOC104143182 gene encoding epidermal retinol dehydrogenase 2 codes for MNFFLEMLQVIGLSFYYLLESLVFLIVPKRKKSVEGEIVLITGAGSGIGRLLSIKFARLGATLVLWDINQEGLKETSRLAKENGAVRVQSYICDCSKRQEVHRAADQVKKEVGDVSILINNAGIVTGKRFIDCPDSLVEKTMEVNIMAHFWTYKAFLPAMMASNHGHLVSIASSAGLIGVNRLADYCASKFAAIGFAESISSEMRDLGKTGIKTTIVCPYFINTGMFDGCKTKWPRLLPILEPEYVAEKIVTAIRQNQEMLILPRSLYLLFALKNVLPVKLSVLLGDFAGALHFMNFFRGRRKND; via the exons ATGAACTTCTTCCTGGAGATGCTCCAAGTTATCGGACTTTCATTTTATTACCTGTTGGAGTCACTAGTGTTTTTGATTGTGCCTAAACGGAAGAAGAGCGTTGAAGGTGAAATAGTATTAATAACAGGAGCAGGAAGTGGAATCGGAAGACTTCTGTCTATAAAATTTGCCCGCCTTGGAGCCACACTGGTTCTTTGGGACATTAATCAAGAGGGGCTCAAGGAAACGAGTAGACTGGCCAAAGAAAATGGAGCAGTAAGGGTACAGTCTTACATCTGTGACTGTAGCAAAAGGCAGGAAGTCCACAGAGCAGCAGATCAG GTTAAAAAAGAAGTAGGCGATGTTAGCATCCTAATCAACAATGCTGGTATTGTAACTGGAAAGAGGTTTATTGATTGTCCAGATTCGCTTGTGGAAAAAACCATGGAGGTGAACATAATGGCACACTTTTGG ACTTATAAAGCCTTCCTCCCAGCAATGATGGCCTCTAACCATGGACACCTGGTTAGTATTGCAAGTTCGGCAGGACTCATTGGGGTCAATCGTCTTGCAG ATTACTGTGCAAGTAAATTTGCAGCAATTGGGTTTGCAGAGTCAATTAGCTCAGAGATGAGAGATCTGGGAAAGACTGGTATTAAAACCACAATTGTATGTCCTTACTTCATAAACACAGGAATGTTTGATGGCTGTAAAACCAA GTGGCCACGTCTGCTTCCCATTCTAGAGCCAGAGTACGTAGCTGAAAAGATAGTCACTGCTATTCGACAGAACCAAGAAATGTTGATACTACCACGCAGTCTGtatcttttatttgctttgaaaaa TGTACTACCAGTGAAACTAAGTGTTCTCCTTGGAGACTTTGCTGGAGCCCTCCATTTCATGAATTTCTTCAGGGGTCGAAGGAAGAACGACTGA
- the CHCHD7 gene encoding coiled-coil-helix-coiled-coil-helix domain-containing protein 7, with product MSRHVQQLRDHDVNPCVAETDASRKCMDDNNYDKNKCTDYFLKYKSCRKFWHDIMMQRRRNGVKPEMPLAEERRKMLESIGKPY from the exons ATGTCCAGACATGTGCAACAGCTTAGAGACCATGATGTAAACCCATGTGTAGCG GAAACGGACGCCTCTAGAAAATGTATGGATGACAACAACTATGACAAGAATAAGTGTACTGATTATTTTTTGAAGtacaaaagctgcagaaaattcTGG catgATATTATgatgcaaaggagaagaaatggtGTGAAACCAGAGATGCCCTTggcagaagagagaaggaaaatgttgGAATCAATAGGGAAGCCCTACTGA